The Ignisphaera cupida genome has a segment encoding these proteins:
- a CDS encoding gluconokinase: MIVAIDIGTSSVKTALMDFEGHIAKECTQPVNLHMPEPGAAEHDLDEILKNIFKCLKLVVKGFEKKVEALSFSCYLHGLALLDQKLNPLTGVLTHLDTRSAIYQDEVSAHGQKLYMRTGCPPIFVYPLTKLMWARARGFLEKAHAISFVKDYVIYKLAGIRALDYGTASGTGLMNIHKLKWDSLALEIANVDEKILPEIVEGAKVLDYKSFPDLGLEKTAVVLGSFDGALQNIGYSVYEDEGVINLGSTAVIRILKKDVVLDKREEMRFFCYYGADGYRTIGAASNNGMTFLEWIRENIVKSSQWNEFLKMIKEVKACSENVYVLPFISGERFPFRDPYLRLTILGVEVHHKVSHIARAAIEGVGYTLKTALNAMEENGIVIKSLHCGGGGCNLLEVVKIISNILDKPITLYSGDVMRMASALGAMIVAIRALNYVNDIAKAKLDVIIKSQADVISPEAQLKNVYEKCYEKFLIYVKELAKTYKSIYKL, from the coding sequence ATGATTGTAGCTATAGATATAGGTACCTCATCTGTGAAGACCGCACTAATGGATTTTGAAGGCCACATAGCAAAGGAGTGTACACAACCTGTAAACCTTCACATGCCGGAGCCTGGTGCTGCTGAACATGATCTTGATGAGATTTTAAAAAATATTTTTAAGTGCCTCAAGCTTGTGGTTAAGGGTTTTGAGAAAAAAGTTGAGGCTTTGTCTTTTAGTTGTTATCTCCATGGCTTAGCATTACTTGATCAAAAACTTAACCCTCTTACAGGTGTTTTAACTCATCTCGATACCAGATCTGCTATTTATCAAGATGAGGTTTCTGCTCATGGCCAGAAACTGTACATGAGAACTGGTTGTCCGCCTATATTTGTTTACCCATTAACTAAGTTGATGTGGGCTAGAGCTAGAGGTTTTCTTGAAAAAGCTCATGCTATTAGTTTTGTAAAAGACTATGTAATTTATAAATTAGCTGGTATAAGAGCACTAGACTATGGAACTGCATCTGGAACAGGTTTAATGAATATACACAAGCTTAAATGGGATTCTCTAGCCTTGGAAATAGCAAATGTTGATGAGAAGATTCTTCCAGAGATTGTTGAAGGAGCTAAAGTTTTAGATTATAAATCCTTTCCTGATCTTGGGCTTGAGAAAACAGCTGTAGTTTTAGGTTCTTTCGATGGAGCTCTTCAAAACATAGGTTATAGCGTATATGAGGATGAGGGTGTTATAAACCTTGGTTCAACAGCTGTCATAAGAATTCTCAAAAAGGATGTTGTTTTAGATAAAAGAGAAGAAATGAGGTTTTTCTGTTACTATGGTGCTGATGGTTATAGAACCATTGGAGCTGCATCAAACAATGGTATGACGTTTTTAGAATGGATTAGAGAAAATATTGTTAAGTCTTCTCAATGGAACGAGTTTTTGAAAATGATTAAAGAGGTTAAAGCTTGCAGTGAAAATGTATATGTTTTGCCTTTTATATCTGGTGAAAGATTCCCATTTAGAGATCCATACCTAAGATTAACTATTTTAGGGGTCGAAGTACATCACAAAGTTAGTCATATAGCTAGAGCAGCTATTGAGGGGGTTGGATACACATTGAAAACAGCTCTAAATGCTATGGAGGAAAATGGTATTGTTATAAAAAGTTTGCATTGCGGTGGTGGTGGATGTAATCTTCTAGAAGTGGTAAAAATTATTTCAAATATTCTGGACAAGCCAATAACATTGTATAGTGGCGATGTAATGAGAATGGCTAGCGCATTAGGAGCTATGATAGTAGCTATAAGAGCTTTGAATTATGTAAATGATATAGCTAAAGCAAAATTGGATGTAATAATAAAATCACAAGCTGATGTAATATCACCTGAAGCTCAACTAAAGAATGTTTATGAGAAATGCTATGAAAAATTTTTAATCTATGTTAAGGAACTTGCAAAAACTTATAAATCTATCTACAAATTATAG
- the tsaA gene encoding tRNA (N6-threonylcarbamoyladenosine(37)-N6)-methyltransferase TrmO encodes MSLSCIVLKPIGIVRHGYSDEHVKESINGVDGIIEIFPEYRAGLRGLEGFSHIIILAYLHKVSENTRNVLVVRPRGLARKLGIPLHTLPEVGVFSTDSPHRPNPIALTIAKLRDVDKDSGLLYVENIDLYNETPVLDIKPYTPSRRVDNVKIPQWLENILSQMKQSSQNPFNVKY; translated from the coding sequence TTGTCTCTTAGTTGCATTGTTTTAAAACCAATTGGTATTGTAAGGCATGGTTATAGCGATGAGCATGTAAAGGAGTCTATAAATGGTGTTGACGGTATTATTGAGATTTTTCCTGAATATAGAGCTGGGTTGAGAGGTTTGGAGGGATTTTCTCATATAATTATTTTAGCTTATCTTCATAAAGTTTCAGAAAACACAAGAAATGTGTTAGTTGTAAGACCTAGGGGCTTGGCTAGGAAACTGGGGATTCCACTACATACCTTGCCTGAGGTAGGTGTTTTTTCAACAGATTCTCCACATAGGCCAAACCCAATAGCTTTAACAATAGCAAAACTAAGAGATGTAGATAAAGACAGTGGTTTACTGTATGTCGAGAACATAGATTTATATAACGAAACACCTGTATTAGATATAAAGCCCTACACTCCATCAAGAAGAGTAGACAATGTAAAAATACCTCAATGGCTCGAAAATATATTGAGCCAAATGAAGCAGTCTTCTCAAAATCCATTTAATGTTAAATATTAA